From Carassius auratus strain Wakin chromosome 22, ASM336829v1, whole genome shotgun sequence, a single genomic window includes:
- the LOC113040079 gene encoding MICOS complex subunit MIC13-like isoform X1 yields MPLSVKLAVKIKQHILFATKLTLAGGALYVAYDSGLLGNGKEGSVALGRAKDAFPPAVEEWMKYFGFQLPATPKIEFSPLDAWNSGVQKSFHALSVAPSTASDYTKQGLQYVKDLTK; encoded by the exons ATGCCCTTGTCAGTGAAGTTAGCTGTCAAGATAAAGCAACATATCCT GTTTGCAACAAAACTTACCCTTGCAGGTGGCGCCCTTTATGTTGCCTATGATTCAGGGCTTCTTGGAAATGGTAAAGAGGGATCTGTCGCCTTGGGACGAGCTAAAGATGCCTTCCCACCTGCTGTGGAGGAGTGGATGAAGTATTTCGGCTTCCAG CTTCCTGCCACGCCCAAAATTGAGTTCTCACCACTGGATGCATGGAACTCag GGGTCCAGAAGTCTTTCCATGCCCTATCAGTCGCCCCGTCCACAGCTAGTGACTACACCAAACAAGGCCTCCAGTACGTTAAAGACCTCACAAAATGA
- the LOC113040079 gene encoding MICOS complex subunit MIC13-like isoform X2: protein MAAKILPVVKFATKLTLAGGALYVAYDSGLLGNGKEGSVALGRAKDAFPPAVEEWMKYFGFQLPATPKIEFSPLDAWNSGVQKSFHALSVAPSTASDYTKQGLQYVKDLTK from the exons ATGGCTGCCAAAATTTTGCCTGTAGTCAA GTTTGCAACAAAACTTACCCTTGCAGGTGGCGCCCTTTATGTTGCCTATGATTCAGGGCTTCTTGGAAATGGTAAAGAGGGATCTGTCGCCTTGGGACGAGCTAAAGATGCCTTCCCACCTGCTGTGGAGGAGTGGATGAAGTATTTCGGCTTCCAG CTTCCTGCCACGCCCAAAATTGAGTTCTCACCACTGGATGCATGGAACTCag GGGTCCAGAAGTCTTTCCATGCCCTATCAGTCGCCCCGTCCACAGCTAGTGACTACACCAAACAAGGCCTCCAGTACGTTAAAGACCTCACAAAATGA
- the LOC113040079 gene encoding MICOS complex subunit MIC13-like isoform X3 has translation MPLFATKLTLAGGALYVAYDSGLLGNGKEGSVALGRAKDAFPPAVEEWMKYFGFQLPATPKIEFSPLDAWNSGVQKSFHALSVAPSTASDYTKQGLQYVKDLTK, from the exons ATGCCCTT GTTTGCAACAAAACTTACCCTTGCAGGTGGCGCCCTTTATGTTGCCTATGATTCAGGGCTTCTTGGAAATGGTAAAGAGGGATCTGTCGCCTTGGGACGAGCTAAAGATGCCTTCCCACCTGCTGTGGAGGAGTGGATGAAGTATTTCGGCTTCCAG CTTCCTGCCACGCCCAAAATTGAGTTCTCACCACTGGATGCATGGAACTCag GGGTCCAGAAGTCTTTCCATGCCCTATCAGTCGCCCCGTCCACAGCTAGTGACTACACCAAACAAGGCCTCCAGTACGTTAAAGACCTCACAAAATGA
- the LOC113040079 gene encoding MICOS complex subunit MIC13-like isoform X4 produces MPLSVKLAVKIKQHILFATKLTLAGGALYVAYDSGLLGNGKEGSVALGRAKDAFPPAVEEWMKYFGFQLPATPKIEFSPLDAWNSALVN; encoded by the exons ATGCCCTTGTCAGTGAAGTTAGCTGTCAAGATAAAGCAACATATCCT GTTTGCAACAAAACTTACCCTTGCAGGTGGCGCCCTTTATGTTGCCTATGATTCAGGGCTTCTTGGAAATGGTAAAGAGGGATCTGTCGCCTTGGGACGAGCTAAAGATGCCTTCCCACCTGCTGTGGAGGAGTGGATGAAGTATTTCGGCTTCCAG CTTCCTGCCACGCCCAAAATTGAGTTCTCACCACTGGATGCATGGAACTCag cactagtcaactaa